The Rana temporaria chromosome 4, aRanTem1.1, whole genome shotgun sequence genome contains a region encoding:
- the PPM1B gene encoding protein phosphatase 1B isoform X2, protein MGAFLDKPKTEKHNAHGAGNGLRYGLSSMQGWRVEMEDAHTAVVGIPHGLEDWSFFAVYDGHAGSRVANYCSTHLLEHITDNEDFRAAETPGSSLEPSVENVKSGIRTGFLKIDEYMRNFADLRNGMDRSGSTAVAVLISPGHVYFINCGDSRSVLFRSGQVCFSTQDHKPCNPKEKERIQNAGGSVMIQRVNGSLAVSRALGDYDYKCVDGKGPTEQLVSPEPEVYEIVRADGDEFIILACDGIWDVMTNEELCEFVRYRLEITDDLEKVCNSVVDTCLHKGSRDNMSIVLVCFPNAPKVSEEAIKKDAELDKHLESRIEEIMTTAGEEGMPDLTHVMRILSAENIPNLPPGGGLAGKRSVIEDVYNRLNPHRDNDGGAGDLEDPW, encoded by the exons ATGGGGGCATTTCTGGACAAACCCAAAACTGAAAAACACAATGCTCACGGTGCAGGAAATGGATTGCGCTATGGACTCAGCAGTATGCAGGGCTGGCGAGTGGAGATGGAGGATGCTCACACCGCTGTGGTGGGTATCCCTCATGGCTTGGAAGACTGGTCCTTCTTTGCCGTTTACGATGGCCATGCAGGGTCCCGCGTTGCCAATTACTGTTCTACGCACTTACTAGAGCATATCACAGACAATGAAGACTTCAGGGCCGCGGAGACTCCAGGATCTTCATTGGAACCTTCTGTAGAGAATGTTAAAAGTGGCATTCGAACTGGGTTTTTAAAAATCGACGAGTACATGCGCAACTTTGCTGACTTAAGGAATGGTATGGACAGAAGTGGCTCTACGGCTGTTGCAGTCCTTATTTCACCGGGCCACGTGTATTTCATCAACTGTGGGGATTCTAGGTCTGTTTTGTTTAGGAGTGGACAGGTTTGCTTTTCTACACAGGATCACAAGCCCTGCAATCCCAAGGAAAAGGAGAGGATCCAGAACGCAGGAGGCAGCGTCATGATTCAACGCGTCAATGGCTCATTGGCAGTTTCTCGTGCTCTCGGGGACTATGACTACAAATGTGTGGATGGCAAAGGCCCTACTGAGCAACTTGTATCTCCGGAGCCTGAGGTCTATGAAATTGTACGGGCGGACGGCGATGAGTTTATAATACTTGCTTGTGATGGTATTTGGGATGTCATGACCAATGAGGAGCTATGTGAATTTGTCAGATATAGGCTGGAGATAACGGATGACCTTGAGAAAGTGTGTAATTCTGTAGTGGACACCTGTTTACATAAG GGAAGCCGTGATAATATGAGCATTGTGCTGGTTTGTTTTCCAAATGCCCCCAAGGTGTCCGAAGAGGCCATCAAGAAAGATGCTGAGCTGGATAAACATTTAGAATCGAGAATTGAAG AAATCATGACAACTGCCGGGGAGGAAGGAATGCCAGATCTCACTCATGTAATGCGCATCCTGTCAGCGGAGAATATTCCAAATTTACCACCTGGAGGTGGATTAGCTGGAAA acgcAGTGTTATCGAAGATGTTTATAATAGGTTGAATCCACATAGAGACAATGATGGG GGTGCTGGCGATCTAGAAGACCCATGGTAG
- the PPM1B gene encoding protein phosphatase 1B isoform X1: MGAFLDKPKTEKHNAHGAGNGLRYGLSSMQGWRVEMEDAHTAVVGIPHGLEDWSFFAVYDGHAGSRVANYCSTHLLEHITDNEDFRAAETPGSSLEPSVENVKSGIRTGFLKIDEYMRNFADLRNGMDRSGSTAVAVLISPGHVYFINCGDSRSVLFRSGQVCFSTQDHKPCNPKEKERIQNAGGSVMIQRVNGSLAVSRALGDYDYKCVDGKGPTEQLVSPEPEVYEIVRADGDEFIILACDGIWDVMTNEELCEFVRYRLEITDDLEKVCNSVVDTCLHKGSRDNMSIVLVCFPNAPKVSEEAIKKDAELDKHLESRIEEIMTTAGEEGMPDLTHVMRILSAENIPNLPPGGGLAGKRSVIEDVYNRLNPHRDNDGDPTGSEENAAHGKMVEALRELRINHRGNYRQLLEEMLCSYRLVKMQGEESAAGSTPSSSSSGDRVETEAVPGNQTHTPADKPSEV, encoded by the exons ATGGGGGCATTTCTGGACAAACCCAAAACTGAAAAACACAATGCTCACGGTGCAGGAAATGGATTGCGCTATGGACTCAGCAGTATGCAGGGCTGGCGAGTGGAGATGGAGGATGCTCACACCGCTGTGGTGGGTATCCCTCATGGCTTGGAAGACTGGTCCTTCTTTGCCGTTTACGATGGCCATGCAGGGTCCCGCGTTGCCAATTACTGTTCTACGCACTTACTAGAGCATATCACAGACAATGAAGACTTCAGGGCCGCGGAGACTCCAGGATCTTCATTGGAACCTTCTGTAGAGAATGTTAAAAGTGGCATTCGAACTGGGTTTTTAAAAATCGACGAGTACATGCGCAACTTTGCTGACTTAAGGAATGGTATGGACAGAAGTGGCTCTACGGCTGTTGCAGTCCTTATTTCACCGGGCCACGTGTATTTCATCAACTGTGGGGATTCTAGGTCTGTTTTGTTTAGGAGTGGACAGGTTTGCTTTTCTACACAGGATCACAAGCCCTGCAATCCCAAGGAAAAGGAGAGGATCCAGAACGCAGGAGGCAGCGTCATGATTCAACGCGTCAATGGCTCATTGGCAGTTTCTCGTGCTCTCGGGGACTATGACTACAAATGTGTGGATGGCAAAGGCCCTACTGAGCAACTTGTATCTCCGGAGCCTGAGGTCTATGAAATTGTACGGGCGGACGGCGATGAGTTTATAATACTTGCTTGTGATGGTATTTGGGATGTCATGACCAATGAGGAGCTATGTGAATTTGTCAGATATAGGCTGGAGATAACGGATGACCTTGAGAAAGTGTGTAATTCTGTAGTGGACACCTGTTTACATAAG GGAAGCCGTGATAATATGAGCATTGTGCTGGTTTGTTTTCCAAATGCCCCCAAGGTGTCCGAAGAGGCCATCAAGAAAGATGCTGAGCTGGATAAACATTTAGAATCGAGAATTGAAG AAATCATGACAACTGCCGGGGAGGAAGGAATGCCAGATCTCACTCATGTAATGCGCATCCTGTCAGCGGAGAATATTCCAAATTTACCACCTGGAGGTGGATTAGCTGGAAA acgcAGTGTTATCGAAGATGTTTATAATAGGTTGAATCCACATAGAGACAATGATGGG GACCCCACTGGATCAGAGGAAAATGCAGCGCATGGAAAAATGGTGGAAGCTCTCAGGGAGCTGAGAATTAATCATAGGGGGAACTACCGCCAACTCCTGGAGGAGATGCTTTGTAGTTACAGGCTAGTTAAAATGCAGGGCGAAGAGTCCGCTGCTGGATCAAcaccatcttcttcttcttctggtgaCCGTGTGGAAACTGAAGCGGTACCCGGAAACCAAACCCACACACCAGCGGATAAACCCTCAGAAGTGTGA
- the PPM1B gene encoding protein phosphatase 1B isoform X3, whose protein sequence is MGAFLDKPKTEKHNAHGAGNGLRYGLSSMQGWRVEMEDAHTAVVGIPHGLEDWSFFAVYDGHAGSRVANYCSTHLLEHITDNEDFRAAETPGSSLEPSVENVKSGIRTGFLKIDEYMRNFADLRNGMDRSGSTAVAVLISPGHVYFINCGDSRSVLFRSGQVCFSTQDHKPCNPKEKERIQNAGGSVMIQRVNGSLAVSRALGDYDYKCVDGKGPTEQLVSPEPEVYEIVRADGDEFIILACDGIWDVMTNEELCEFVRYRLEITDDLEKVCNSVVDTCLHKGSRDNMSIVLVCFPNAPKVSEEAIKKDAELDKHLESRIEEIMTTAGEEGMPDLTHVMRILSAENIPNLPPGGGLAGKRSVIEDVYNRLNPHRDNDG, encoded by the exons ATGGGGGCATTTCTGGACAAACCCAAAACTGAAAAACACAATGCTCACGGTGCAGGAAATGGATTGCGCTATGGACTCAGCAGTATGCAGGGCTGGCGAGTGGAGATGGAGGATGCTCACACCGCTGTGGTGGGTATCCCTCATGGCTTGGAAGACTGGTCCTTCTTTGCCGTTTACGATGGCCATGCAGGGTCCCGCGTTGCCAATTACTGTTCTACGCACTTACTAGAGCATATCACAGACAATGAAGACTTCAGGGCCGCGGAGACTCCAGGATCTTCATTGGAACCTTCTGTAGAGAATGTTAAAAGTGGCATTCGAACTGGGTTTTTAAAAATCGACGAGTACATGCGCAACTTTGCTGACTTAAGGAATGGTATGGACAGAAGTGGCTCTACGGCTGTTGCAGTCCTTATTTCACCGGGCCACGTGTATTTCATCAACTGTGGGGATTCTAGGTCTGTTTTGTTTAGGAGTGGACAGGTTTGCTTTTCTACACAGGATCACAAGCCCTGCAATCCCAAGGAAAAGGAGAGGATCCAGAACGCAGGAGGCAGCGTCATGATTCAACGCGTCAATGGCTCATTGGCAGTTTCTCGTGCTCTCGGGGACTATGACTACAAATGTGTGGATGGCAAAGGCCCTACTGAGCAACTTGTATCTCCGGAGCCTGAGGTCTATGAAATTGTACGGGCGGACGGCGATGAGTTTATAATACTTGCTTGTGATGGTATTTGGGATGTCATGACCAATGAGGAGCTATGTGAATTTGTCAGATATAGGCTGGAGATAACGGATGACCTTGAGAAAGTGTGTAATTCTGTAGTGGACACCTGTTTACATAAG GGAAGCCGTGATAATATGAGCATTGTGCTGGTTTGTTTTCCAAATGCCCCCAAGGTGTCCGAAGAGGCCATCAAGAAAGATGCTGAGCTGGATAAACATTTAGAATCGAGAATTGAAG AAATCATGACAACTGCCGGGGAGGAAGGAATGCCAGATCTCACTCATGTAATGCGCATCCTGTCAGCGGAGAATATTCCAAATTTACCACCTGGAGGTGGATTAGCTGGAAA acgcAGTGTTATCGAAGATGTTTATAATAGGTTGAATCCACATAGAGACAATGATGGG TAA
- the LOC120937964 gene encoding uncharacterized protein LOC120937964 produces the protein MLSTLKEFHVSLKSKEPEAPIAGPSSQESSSSQIFRVRQESLGSLVSDSEDSEIPPQEEGSIGQAEEENEDTRTGRYVFAADDMEGLLEAVYASEEIPQPTEEISTQDAPLAQISKQSDLSFEDTGNLKDPMDRRAETSLCRAWEANAAALSPALASACIARNANSWISKLMEHVSQGSDSKGILESLQLIGSAVAYLADTSVETVRSTAKTGALLNSARRAVWVKMWNGDLASKNRLCGLPFEGSLLFGTGLDQALTRSSEKGVRFPTKPRQNKKKFFRGPQGGFGGKNRSSEKKAPYNRRWGAGKEKQKGGILFSNPKPSDKDSK, from the exons ATGCTCTCTACTCTTAAAGAATTTCATGTGTCTTTAAAGAGCAAAGAGCCTGAAGCCCCCATCGCAGGGCCCTCTTCTCAAGAAAGTTCCTCTTCGCAGATTTTTAGAGTCCGCCAGGAATCCCTTGGTTCCTTAGTATCTGACTCTGAAGATTCAGAGATTCCTCCCCAGGAGGAAGGTTCTATTGGTCAGGCGGAAGAAGAAAATGAGGATACTAGGACAGGCAGATATGTCTTTGCTGCCGACGACATGGAAGGTCTCCTTGAGGCAGTGTACGCCTCCGAGGAGATTCCACAGCCTACGGAAGAAATTTCCACACAGG ATGCTCCCCTCGCGCAAATTTCCAAACAGTCGGACCTCTCCTTTGAGGACACAGGCAACTTGAAAGATCCTATGGATCGGCGGGCAGAGACCTCCTTGTGTAGGGCCTGGGAAGCTAATGCGGCTGCCTTGAGCCCCGCATTGGCTTCGGCCTGTATTGCTAGGAATGCTAATTCTTGGATCTCCAAGTTGATGGAACATGTGTCCCAGGGTTCAGACTCTAAGGGGATTCTAGAATCCCTTCAGCTCATAGGGAGCGCAGTAGCTTATTTAGCAGACACCTCAGTAGAGACGGTACGTTCTACCGCAAAGACAGGAGCCCTCCTCAACTCTGCCAGAAGAGCAGTATGGGTCAAGATGTGGAATGGGGACCTTGCGTCTAAGAACCGCCTTTGTGGTCTTCCCTTCGAGGGCTCCCTTCTCTTCGGTACGGGCCTGGATCAGGCCCTGACTAGGTCCTCAGAAAAAGGGGTGCGTTTTCCTACTAAGCCTAGACAAaacaagaaaaagttttttcgaggcccccaggggggGTTTGGAGGTAAGAACCGTTCCTCGGAGAAGAAGGCCCCTTACAACAGACGTTGGGGTGCtgggaaggaaaaacaaaaagggggtaTCCTTTTTTCCAATCCAAAACCCAGCGACAAGGACTCCAAATGA